From the Silurus meridionalis isolate SWU-2019-XX chromosome 5, ASM1480568v1, whole genome shotgun sequence genome, one window contains:
- the c5h12orf73 gene encoding protein BRAWNIN, with protein MPAGVSWPRYMKMFVASVLSMFAGAEVVHQYYRPDLSIPEVPPKPGELQTELLGLRAPLKTTSEKQ; from the exons ATGCCAGCAGGTGTGTCTTGGCCAAGGTACATGAAAATGTTTGTAGCCAGTGTGTTGTCCATGTTTGCTGGTGCAGAGGTCGTCCATCAGTATTACCGCCCTGATTTG AGTATTCCAGAGGTTCCTCCAAAACCTGGAGAACTGCAGACAGAGCTACTGGGATTGAGGGCTCCTCTGAAGACGACCTCTGAAAAACAATGA